A part of Anaeromyxobacter diazotrophicus genomic DNA contains:
- a CDS encoding translocation/assembly module TamB domain-containing protein, which translates to MGAATRRALAGFGYVVLGLLAAAGVVLSCAFLAISTDLGRGLIVPPALRAADDAIAGSIQLQGFRLLGQGGLELLGAKVIDPDGDVVLALRRARVYPDLGRIRSKVIGLRIELDGPEVVLKREEDGGLSLARAFAPTHPSPKTQTSSTTWTFRLVRLTLRGGSVRYVPGDGGPGYAASGLDADARALYAPDRAGGELSLRGELTEPERAPLALELAGGLRGKVVRLRQLRLAVGDTALEAVAQLDQATWRGRAAVLSLAVDAAEVRRLAPRAPLAGDLTGTLYAESDGSEATAALDLRPRGGGAARAAAAVQLPPAALAGGAEVHLDDLDLSRVLRGAPATSLRLQARGRARGRDLASLQAALALSLAPSRVRAGRLGPVELRASAAGGAYDLSRLDATLPGAALTGSGRWRPKGALAGHLALDARDLALLRRNLQDLLGRPLPPLSGAVAVDADLSGTEAAPSVQLRARAPSIGAGGVSAAGVALTASTSGALSSPRVQLDGRADRLVAGRLDARALAVRGQVERLAGELAVTASVPLVGPDPLALRATGALSPDRRVLTLSALSLAWPGDRFELAAPARVTLAGPSVDRLALAAGSQRIELAGGLSGPPARRALDARLHLAALDLAHLPRALLPPRLALAGRLDADAEAKGSPAEPAVTAQVRLADGALLGMEGLTARADLGYDGARRRARLDLAAQRAAGGALEVRGELPVALARAGSREPLDLHLAVRDFPLGEALRLARVEPPEPVAGALGLEARLGGTAGAPTAEATAALERASYGALDGVAVRLALRGAGRETHLTATADARATRAAEVEASLPLDWARLLRAPGEVARGLAAAPLTAQAAVPGYDLSLLAGRLGVPKELRGRLAARLTVKGTARAPRGDGTVDLTGGTVAGYPDVEAHLAAVAAADATRLEGRGALEREEVLRFTASLALPVERLGDAAAREAAAVRARLDLPRSDLRRAGAPVPLTGHLEGWAELAGSLAAPRLAADVKGHGIAIDERPLGDVALTAQGGGGALHAGVALAVASGGTLTGALDAQADLGLPALRRGELARAPARATLRARALDLGFLPAVAPRLVRAAAGKLEADVTAEGPLARMVPRGTASLKDGSAAVVEFGDWTGIALDASLSDDVFRLDRLTAHRGHGRVELKAEAVGLARKGAPADLTGSLEASELTISRAGQDFATLTASATLTGKLAAGDLDAELRIPRALVKLPEKLPTRKIQPLDQRPDIAVGPFHAKAPRGGVVAAAGPPFHAKVHLLVPNRFQIKGDSPRVDVELRADVVAEEDEGDLYLTGTVETLRGQVEPVGGRSFDLKRARVQFTGEDYKAGVLDVQAVYVNPNATATVTITGTVEKPEVKLTSDPPMDEGQIALLIATGRTEFKAGAGGVQNPVQEAGNAALGALSQQVFKDLIADKLPVDTVSLDSSQLRAGKYLTDKIYVGYTRRFNARTEENENTNEVRAEYQISRRWTFDVRYGDAGTGGGSLIWSKDY; encoded by the coding sequence GTGGGAGCGGCCACGCGGCGAGCGCTCGCCGGCTTCGGTTACGTCGTCCTCGGCCTCCTCGCGGCGGCCGGGGTGGTGCTCTCCTGCGCCTTCCTAGCCATCTCGACCGACCTCGGGCGCGGGCTCATCGTGCCCCCCGCGCTCCGGGCCGCGGACGACGCCATCGCCGGCAGCATCCAGCTGCAGGGCTTCCGGCTGCTCGGCCAGGGCGGCCTGGAGCTCCTGGGCGCGAAGGTGATCGACCCGGACGGCGACGTCGTCCTCGCGCTGCGCCGCGCCCGCGTCTACCCGGACCTGGGCCGGATCCGGTCCAAGGTGATCGGGCTCCGGATCGAGCTCGACGGACCCGAGGTGGTGCTGAAGCGCGAGGAGGACGGCGGGCTCTCCCTGGCGCGCGCGTTCGCGCCGACGCACCCGAGCCCGAAGACCCAGACCTCCTCCACCACCTGGACCTTCCGCCTGGTGCGGCTCACCCTGCGCGGCGGCAGCGTCCGCTACGTCCCCGGGGACGGCGGGCCCGGGTACGCGGCGAGCGGGCTCGACGCCGACGCCCGCGCCCTGTACGCGCCGGACCGGGCCGGCGGGGAGCTGTCGCTCCGGGGCGAGCTGACCGAGCCGGAGCGGGCGCCGCTCGCGCTCGAGCTGGCCGGGGGCCTGCGCGGCAAGGTCGTCCGCCTGCGGCAGCTGCGCCTGGCGGTGGGCGACACGGCGCTCGAGGCGGTGGCGCAGCTCGACCAGGCCACCTGGCGGGGCCGCGCCGCGGTCCTGTCGCTGGCCGTGGACGCCGCCGAGGTGCGGCGCCTCGCGCCGCGCGCGCCCCTGGCGGGCGATCTCACCGGGACGCTCTACGCCGAGTCCGACGGGAGCGAGGCCACCGCCGCGCTCGACCTCCGCCCGCGGGGCGGCGGGGCGGCGCGGGCGGCGGCGGCGGTGCAGCTCCCGCCGGCGGCGCTGGCGGGCGGCGCCGAGGTGCACCTCGACGACCTGGACCTCTCGCGGGTGCTGCGCGGCGCGCCCGCGACCTCGCTCAGGCTGCAGGCGCGGGGGAGGGCGCGCGGCCGCGACCTCGCCTCGCTCCAGGCGGCGCTCGCGCTCTCGCTCGCGCCGTCGCGGGTGCGGGCGGGGCGGCTCGGGCCGGTCGAGCTGCGCGCCTCCGCGGCGGGGGGCGCGTACGACCTCTCCCGCCTCGACGCGACCCTGCCCGGCGCGGCGCTCACCGGCAGCGGGAGGTGGCGGCCGAAGGGCGCGCTGGCGGGCCACCTCGCGCTCGACGCCCGCGACCTGGCCCTGCTGCGCCGCAACCTCCAGGACCTGCTCGGCCGTCCGCTCCCGCCGCTCTCCGGCGCGGTGGCGGTGGACGCCGACCTCTCCGGCACCGAGGCGGCGCCCTCGGTGCAGCTCCGCGCCCGCGCCCCCTCCATCGGCGCGGGCGGGGTCTCGGCCGCCGGGGTCGCGCTCACCGCCTCCACCTCCGGGGCGCTCTCCTCGCCGCGGGTCCAGCTGGACGGCCGGGCCGACCGCCTCGTCGCGGGCCGCCTCGACGCGCGGGCGCTCGCGGTGCGGGGCCAGGTGGAGCGCCTGGCGGGGGAGCTCGCGGTCACCGCCTCGGTGCCGCTGGTCGGCCCGGACCCGCTCGCGCTGCGCGCCACCGGCGCGCTCTCGCCCGACCGCCGCGTGCTGACCCTGTCGGCGCTCTCGCTCGCCTGGCCGGGCGACCGCTTCGAGCTCGCCGCCCCCGCCCGCGTGACCCTGGCCGGACCGTCCGTCGATCGGCTCGCGCTCGCCGCGGGGTCGCAGCGGATCGAGCTGGCGGGCGGCCTCTCGGGCCCTCCCGCCCGGCGCGCGCTCGACGCCCGGCTGCACCTCGCCGCGCTCGACCTGGCGCACCTGCCCCGGGCGCTCCTGCCGCCGCGGCTCGCGCTGGCCGGCCGGCTCGACGCCGACGCCGAGGCGAAGGGGTCGCCGGCCGAGCCCGCGGTGACGGCGCAGGTGCGCCTCGCGGACGGCGCGCTGCTCGGGATGGAGGGCCTCACGGCCCGCGCCGACCTCGGCTACGACGGCGCGCGCCGGCGAGCGCGCCTGGACCTCGCCGCGCAGCGGGCCGCCGGCGGCGCGCTCGAGGTCCGGGGGGAGCTGCCGGTGGCGCTCGCGCGCGCGGGGTCCCGCGAGCCGCTCGACCTGCACCTCGCCGTCCGGGACTTCCCGCTCGGCGAGGCGCTGCGGCTCGCGCGGGTGGAGCCGCCCGAACCGGTGGCCGGGGCGCTCGGCCTGGAGGCGCGCCTCGGCGGCACGGCCGGGGCGCCCACCGCCGAGGCCACGGCGGCGCTCGAGCGCGCCTCCTACGGCGCGCTCGACGGCGTGGCGGTGCGGCTGGCCCTCCGCGGCGCCGGGCGCGAGACGCACCTCACCGCGACCGCGGACGCGCGGGCCACGCGGGCCGCCGAGGTGGAGGCGTCCTTGCCGCTCGACTGGGCGCGGCTGCTGCGCGCGCCCGGGGAGGTGGCGCGCGGCCTCGCCGCCGCGCCGCTCACCGCGCAGGCCGCGGTGCCCGGCTACGACCTGTCGCTCCTCGCCGGCCGGCTGGGCGTCCCCAAGGAGCTGCGCGGCCGACTCGCGGCGCGGCTCACGGTGAAGGGCACGGCGCGCGCGCCGCGCGGGGACGGGACGGTGGATCTCACCGGCGGCACGGTGGCGGGGTACCCGGACGTCGAGGCGCACCTCGCCGCGGTCGCCGCGGCGGACGCGACCCGGCTCGAGGGGCGCGGGGCGCTGGAGCGCGAGGAGGTGCTCCGGTTCACGGCCTCGCTGGCGCTCCCGGTCGAGCGGCTGGGCGACGCCGCCGCGCGCGAGGCGGCGGCCGTCCGGGCGCGGCTCGACCTGCCCCGGTCCGACCTGCGCCGCGCCGGCGCCCCGGTCCCGCTCACCGGCCACCTCGAGGGCTGGGCGGAGCTGGCCGGCAGCCTCGCCGCGCCGCGCCTCGCGGCCGACGTGAAGGGCCACGGGATCGCGATCGACGAGCGGCCGCTCGGCGACGTGGCGCTCACGGCGCAGGGCGGCGGAGGGGCGCTCCATGCCGGCGTCGCGCTCGCCGTCGCGAGCGGCGGGACGCTCACGGGCGCGCTCGACGCGCAGGCCGACCTGGGCCTGCCGGCGCTGCGCCGCGGTGAGCTGGCCCGGGCGCCGGCGCGCGCGACGCTGCGGGCGCGGGCGCTGGACCTGGGCTTCCTGCCGGCGGTCGCCCCGCGGCTCGTGCGCGCCGCCGCGGGCAAGCTCGAGGCGGACGTGACCGCGGAGGGGCCGCTGGCGCGGATGGTCCCGCGGGGCACCGCCTCGCTGAAGGACGGGAGCGCGGCGGTGGTCGAGTTCGGCGACTGGACCGGCATCGCGCTCGACGCCTCCCTGTCGGACGACGTCTTCAGGCTCGACCGCCTCACCGCCCACCGCGGGCACGGGCGGGTCGAGCTCAAGGCCGAGGCGGTGGGGCTCGCCCGCAAGGGCGCGCCGGCCGACCTCACCGGCTCCCTCGAGGCGAGCGAGCTCACCATCTCCCGCGCCGGCCAGGACTTCGCCACCCTGACCGCCAGCGCCACGCTCACCGGCAAGCTCGCCGCCGGCGACCTCGACGCCGAGCTCCGCATCCCGCGCGCGCTGGTGAAGCTCCCCGAGAAGCTCCCCACCCGCAAGATCCAGCCGCTCGACCAGCGGCCCGACATCGCCGTGGGGCCGTTCCACGCCAAGGCGCCGCGCGGCGGGGTGGTCGCTGCGGCCGGCCCGCCCTTCCACGCCAAGGTCCACCTGCTCGTGCCGAACCGGTTCCAGATCAAGGGGGACAGCCCGCGCGTCGACGTGGAGCTGCGCGCCGACGTGGTGGCCGAGGAGGACGAGGGCGACCTCTACCTCACCGGCACCGTGGAGACGCTGCGCGGGCAGGTGGAGCCCGTCGGCGGGCGGAGCTTCGACCTCAAGCGGGCCCGGGTCCAGTTCACCGGAGAGGACTACAAGGCGGGCGTGCTCGACGTGCAGGCCGTGTACGTGAACCCCAACGCCACCGCCACCGTCACCATCACCGGGACCGTCGAGAAGCCGGAGGTGAAGCTCACGAGCGACCCGCCCATGGACGAGGGGCAGATCGCGCTCCTCATCGCCACCGGCCGCACCGAGTTCAAGGCCGGCGCCGGGGGCGTGCAGAACCCCGTGCAGGAGGCGGGCAACGCGGCGCTCGGCGCCCTGTCGCAGCAGGTGTTCAAGGACCTCATCGCCGACAAGCTTCCGGTGGACACGGTCTCGCTCGACAGCTCGCAGCTGCGCGCCGGCAAGTACCTGACCGACAAGATCTACGTCGGCTACACGCGGCGCTTCAACGCCAGGACCGAGGAGAACGAGAACACCAACGAGGTGCGGGCCGAGTACCAGATCTCGCGGCGCTGGACCTTCGACGTGCGTTACGGCGACGCCGGCACGGGCGGCGGCAGCCTCATCTGGTCCAAGGATTACTGA
- a CDS encoding BamA/OMP85 family outer membrane protein, whose protein sequence is MTSSHRRARRPGLALALLALALQGCFLWPQPRGTEEHPTVVAFDIEGARAVPARELRTHLATQESGRRWLLVPQPQPFDVDAFANDKKRIARYYQARGYYHARVTSADVVPDGPGRVRIRIRIEEGPPVHVTRLDVDGLDEAPEARARLKLPLKVGDVFTEAAYDAARAAIQDALTSTGWARAEVAQAAQVDPGLDEAHVRYTVKAGPRYRFGSVFVSGAAAIPRARIREEAELAVKPGQVFDATELPKAQARIFDLGVFGGVRVSPSLQAADEQKKTVPVVVAVREAPFRTIRAGPGFAFQATRWEADAIAGWQHRNWLGGLRKLSLDARVGYAWLPNLITETKQGPVALFTADFTQPGIASRYVDLNLRAEVERGLEQAYDFWAERVRLGTPFKLGRLVTFVPSVNLELYELGGIVSQETSLPGGQTSQVLQLATCPGQDPSLCLLSYFEQRLAFDFRDDPLNTTKGLYLSLTVQEGFSVKGNGASYLRLLPEARAFVSLPLGLVLAGRGRIGLLSSGSEVPIVARFTSGGPNLMRGYYTRQLSPVYGFCTKQPCPPNGTDYLPVGGAGLIDGSVELRFPISGELGGATFLDFGDVRFKAADALNVANLQYAVGAGIRYKTVFGPLRLDLAARLPGPDGQPGVEVMKLCSASGCDSTTPSTRSQLVPTGALHRGTILSFHLSIGEAF, encoded by the coding sequence GTGACCTCGTCCCACCGCCGCGCCCGGCGCCCGGGCCTCGCGCTCGCCCTGCTCGCGCTCGCGCTCCAGGGCTGCTTCCTGTGGCCCCAGCCGCGCGGGACCGAGGAGCACCCCACCGTCGTCGCGTTCGACATCGAGGGGGCGCGCGCGGTCCCGGCCCGGGAGCTGCGCACGCACCTCGCCACGCAGGAGTCCGGCCGCCGCTGGCTGCTCGTCCCCCAGCCGCAGCCGTTCGACGTCGACGCCTTCGCCAACGACAAGAAGCGCATCGCCCGCTACTACCAGGCGCGCGGCTACTACCACGCGAGGGTCACCTCGGCCGACGTCGTGCCCGACGGCCCGGGCCGGGTGCGGATCCGGATCCGGATCGAGGAGGGGCCGCCGGTCCACGTCACCCGCCTCGACGTCGATGGGCTCGACGAGGCGCCCGAGGCGCGGGCGCGCCTCAAGCTCCCGCTCAAGGTGGGCGACGTCTTCACCGAGGCCGCGTACGACGCGGCGCGCGCCGCCATCCAGGACGCCCTCACCTCCACCGGCTGGGCGCGGGCCGAGGTGGCCCAGGCGGCCCAGGTCGACCCCGGGCTCGACGAGGCGCACGTCCGGTACACCGTGAAGGCGGGGCCGCGCTACCGCTTCGGGAGCGTCTTCGTCAGCGGGGCCGCCGCCATCCCCCGGGCCCGCATCCGCGAGGAGGCGGAGCTGGCGGTGAAGCCCGGCCAGGTGTTCGACGCGACCGAGCTGCCCAAGGCGCAGGCGCGCATCTTCGACCTGGGGGTGTTCGGTGGCGTGCGGGTCAGCCCGTCGCTCCAGGCCGCGGACGAGCAGAAGAAGACCGTGCCGGTGGTGGTGGCGGTGCGCGAGGCGCCGTTCCGCACCATCCGCGCCGGCCCGGGCTTCGCGTTCCAGGCGACGCGCTGGGAGGCGGACGCCATCGCCGGCTGGCAGCACCGGAACTGGCTCGGCGGGCTCCGAAAGCTGAGCCTCGACGCGCGGGTCGGGTACGCCTGGCTGCCGAACCTCATCACCGAGACGAAGCAGGGGCCGGTGGCGCTCTTCACCGCCGACTTCACCCAGCCCGGCATCGCCAGCCGCTACGTCGACCTGAACCTCCGGGCCGAGGTGGAGCGGGGCCTCGAGCAGGCCTACGACTTCTGGGCCGAGCGGGTGCGGCTCGGGACACCCTTCAAGCTGGGCCGGCTCGTCACCTTCGTGCCCTCGGTGAACCTCGAGCTCTACGAGCTGGGCGGGATCGTCAGCCAGGAGACCTCGCTCCCCGGCGGCCAGACGAGCCAGGTGCTGCAGCTCGCCACCTGCCCCGGCCAGGACCCGAGCCTGTGCCTCCTGTCGTACTTCGAGCAGCGCCTCGCCTTCGACTTCCGCGACGACCCGCTCAACACGACCAAGGGCCTCTACCTGTCGCTCACGGTGCAGGAGGGGTTCAGCGTCAAGGGGAACGGCGCGTCGTACCTGCGGCTCCTGCCCGAGGCGCGCGCGTTCGTGAGCCTGCCGCTGGGCCTGGTGCTGGCCGGGCGCGGCCGCATCGGGCTCCTCAGCTCCGGGAGCGAGGTGCCCATCGTGGCGCGCTTCACCAGCGGCGGCCCGAACCTCATGCGCGGCTACTACACGCGCCAGCTGTCGCCCGTGTACGGGTTCTGCACCAAGCAGCCCTGCCCGCCGAACGGGACCGACTACCTGCCGGTGGGCGGGGCCGGGCTCATCGACGGGTCGGTCGAGCTCCGCTTTCCCATCTCGGGCGAGCTGGGCGGGGCCACCTTCCTCGACTTCGGCGACGTGCGGTTCAAGGCGGCCGACGCGCTCAACGTCGCGAACCTCCAGTACGCGGTGGGCGCCGGCATCCGGTACAAGACCGTCTTCGGCCCGCTCCGCCTCGACCTGGCGGCGCGGCTGCCAGGGCCGGACGGCCAGCCTGGGGTCGAGGTGATGAAGCTGTGCTCCGCCAGCGGCTGCGACTCGACCACGCCGAGCACGCGCTCGCAGCTCGTCCCCACCGGCGCCCTCCACCGCGGCACCATCCTCTCGTTCCACCTCTCCATCGGAGAGGCGTTCTAG
- a CDS encoding SprT-like domain-containing protein, translated as MGTRQLDRQLDLFGARLWNRERRVAAASSLADQLSDRCGERVRLFVHDNRSTMVSFRRVGGMLHYRVHHMFLDAPGEVVEALAAFAGPGRGMAARRRGAGERIDAYVREHRARIGDPRPARLEPRGRVHDLQAIFDRVNAEQFGGRVEARIGWGPNRGGRRRRTIKTGVYVQDARLIRIHPALDRREVPEMYVATVVFHEMLHQVVPALERGGRRVVHGAEFRRRERAYPDYRRAKAWEEANLSFLLES; from the coding sequence GTGGGCACCCGCCAGCTCGACCGCCAGCTCGATCTCTTCGGGGCGCGCCTCTGGAACCGCGAGCGGCGGGTGGCGGCCGCGAGCTCGCTCGCCGATCAGCTCTCCGATCGGTGCGGGGAGCGCGTCCGGCTCTTCGTCCACGACAACCGCTCCACCATGGTCTCGTTTCGCCGCGTCGGCGGGATGCTGCACTACCGGGTCCACCACATGTTCCTGGACGCTCCAGGCGAGGTGGTCGAAGCGCTGGCGGCGTTCGCCGGCCCCGGGCGGGGCATGGCGGCGCGGCGACGCGGCGCCGGCGAGCGGATCGACGCTTACGTCCGGGAGCACCGCGCCCGGATCGGGGACCCCCGCCCGGCGCGCCTCGAGCCGCGCGGCCGGGTCCACGACCTCCAGGCCATCTTCGACCGCGTCAACGCCGAGCAGTTCGGCGGCCGGGTCGAGGCGCGCATCGGCTGGGGGCCGAACCGGGGTGGCCGGCGGCGGCGCACCATCAAGACCGGCGTCTACGTGCAGGACGCGCGGCTCATCCGGATCCACCCCGCCCTCGACCGGCGCGAGGTCCCCGAGATGTACGTCGCGACGGTGGTGTTCCACGAGATGCTGCACCAGGTGGTGCCGGCGCTCGAGCGCGGCGGGCGCCGCGTCGTCCACGGCGCCGAGTTCCGCCGGCGCGAGCGCGCCTACCCCGACTACCGCCGCGCCAAGGCCTGGGAGGAGGCGAACCTGAGCTTCCTCCTCGAGAGCTGA
- a CDS encoding NFACT RNA binding domain-containing protein: MSLSAAEIAAVVAELQPLAGSRVDALRMHAERALTLELYGRAGAATLLLSAEADLTRLHAVARRPPQPPAPFGAQAVLRRELEGARLASLSARPDDRVVELAFDAPAGPLRLVAELTGRHGNLFLVGGDGIIRQSVARNLSQRRDLVPGKPYVPPAPRAATAAAPGGEAEPEAERRPGAAAAQAAVRFPLSAALEERYAALEEERAALEGRRRLREPVRAALARARRALEKLSEEAARVPAAEEDRRRADLLKQNLHAVKRGAAQARLTEWTADGAREVMVALDPALSAQANMERYYRRYRRIAESAARVASRAAEVRGREAELRALLDALDAAPRADLPRLEREARRLGAAPRPPPRPRARRDEPLPPYRLFRSVAGAPILVGRSAEANDALTVKVAKGNDLWLHARGLPGSHVVVKLEKGRAPDGETLLDAAHLAVHFSDARNEPQVEVVATRAKYVRKVKGAAPGAVTYSQERTILLRVERERVERLLAAEEEVG, encoded by the coding sequence ATGTCGCTCTCCGCCGCCGAGATCGCCGCCGTCGTCGCCGAGCTGCAGCCGCTCGCCGGCTCCAGGGTCGACGCGCTCCGGATGCACGCCGAGCGGGCGCTCACGCTCGAGCTGTACGGCCGGGCCGGCGCGGCCACGCTGCTCCTCTCCGCCGAGGCCGACCTCACGCGGCTCCACGCCGTGGCCCGCCGCCCGCCCCAGCCGCCGGCGCCGTTCGGCGCCCAGGCGGTGCTCCGGCGCGAGCTGGAGGGCGCCCGGCTCGCCTCGCTGTCGGCGCGTCCGGACGACCGGGTGGTGGAGCTCGCCTTCGACGCGCCCGCGGGCCCGCTCCGGCTGGTGGCGGAGCTCACCGGCCGGCACGGGAACCTCTTCCTCGTCGGCGGCGACGGGATCATCCGCCAGAGCGTCGCCCGGAACCTGTCGCAGCGGCGCGACCTCGTCCCCGGCAAGCCGTACGTGCCCCCTGCCCCGCGCGCCGCGACGGCGGCGGCGCCCGGCGGCGAGGCGGAGCCGGAGGCGGAGCGGCGTCCCGGGGCCGCCGCCGCCCAGGCCGCCGTCCGCTTCCCGCTCTCCGCCGCGCTCGAGGAGCGTTACGCCGCGCTCGAGGAGGAGCGCGCCGCGCTCGAGGGGCGGCGGCGCCTGCGGGAGCCGGTGCGCGCCGCGCTGGCGCGGGCGCGGCGGGCGCTCGAGAAGCTCTCCGAGGAGGCGGCGCGGGTGCCGGCCGCCGAGGAGGACCGGCGCCGCGCGGACCTCCTGAAGCAGAACCTGCACGCGGTGAAGCGCGGGGCCGCCCAGGCGCGGCTCACCGAGTGGACGGCCGACGGGGCGCGCGAGGTGATGGTCGCGCTCGACCCCGCGCTCTCGGCGCAGGCCAACATGGAGCGCTACTACCGCCGCTACCGGCGCATCGCCGAGAGCGCCGCCCGGGTCGCCTCGCGCGCCGCGGAGGTGCGCGGGCGCGAGGCGGAGCTCCGCGCGCTCCTCGACGCGCTCGACGCCGCCCCGCGCGCCGACCTGCCCCGGCTGGAGCGGGAGGCGCGCCGCCTCGGCGCCGCGCCGCGGCCGCCTCCTCGCCCGCGCGCCCGCCGCGACGAGCCGCTCCCGCCCTACCGCCTGTTCCGCTCGGTCGCCGGCGCCCCCATCCTGGTCGGCCGGAGCGCCGAGGCCAACGACGCCCTGACCGTCAAGGTGGCGAAGGGCAACGACCTCTGGCTCCACGCCCGCGGCCTCCCAGGCTCGCACGTGGTGGTGAAGCTGGAGAAGGGCCGCGCCCCCGACGGAGAGACGCTCCTCGACGCCGCCCACCTCGCGGTGCACTTCAGCGACGCGCGCAACGAGCCGCAGGTCGAGGTGGTGGCGACCCGGGCCAAGTACGTCCGGAAGGTGAAGGGCGCGGCGCCCGGGGCGGTCACGTACAGCCAGGAGCGGACCATTCTGCTCAGGGTCGAGCGGGAGCGCGTGGAGCGGCTGCTGGCGGCGGAGGAAGAGGTGGGGTGA
- a CDS encoding MotA/TolQ/ExbB proton channel family protein produces MLTQKLLAVTQLGADWVLWLLVGLSVVSVAVMLERAAFFRVRRLPGLDALARQLLAGDFAGARAAVEGRRGMEAEVVRAAVEHAAKGPDAVAEVVSAHLERSRLDYEERLAFLGTLGNNAPFIGLFGTVLGVIRAFADLAAHPGAAGAGSVMAGISDALIATAVGLFVALPAVVMFNLYQRWLRRTTQRASALGHAAVAWLRARPEAR; encoded by the coding sequence ATGCTCACGCAGAAGCTCCTCGCCGTGACCCAGCTCGGCGCCGACTGGGTGCTGTGGCTGCTCGTCGGGCTCTCCGTCGTCTCGGTCGCGGTGATGCTCGAGCGCGCCGCCTTCTTCCGCGTCCGCCGCCTCCCGGGCCTGGACGCGCTGGCGCGCCAGCTCCTGGCGGGCGACTTCGCCGGGGCGCGCGCGGCGGTGGAGGGCCGGCGCGGGATGGAGGCGGAGGTCGTGCGCGCGGCGGTCGAGCACGCCGCCAAGGGGCCCGACGCGGTGGCCGAGGTGGTGAGCGCGCACCTCGAGCGCTCGCGCCTCGACTACGAGGAGCGGCTCGCCTTCCTCGGCACCCTCGGCAACAACGCCCCCTTCATCGGGCTGTTCGGGACGGTGCTGGGCGTCATCCGCGCCTTCGCCGACCTGGCGGCCCACCCGGGCGCGGCCGGCGCCGGCTCGGTGATGGCCGGCATCTCCGACGCGCTCATCGCGACCGCGGTCGGCCTCTTCGTGGCCCTCCCGGCGGTGGTGATGTTCAACCTGTACCAGCGCTGGCTGCGGCGCACGACCCAGCGCGCCTCCGCGCTCGGGCACGCGGCGGTGGCCTGGCTGCGCGCCCGGCCGGAGGCGCGCTGA
- a CDS encoding ExbD/TolR family protein, whose translation MASLAGGGAGRDGDDDLISGINITPLVDIVLVLLIIFMVTATYIVREAIEVDLPRAAHGGEATGTTLAVVLTRDGAIYLDGVRRTEEELAARSREAVAKDQGTRAIISADRASLHGAVVRVIDVVKGAGVSRFAINIEKEP comes from the coding sequence ATGGCGAGCCTCGCGGGCGGCGGCGCCGGCCGGGACGGCGACGACGATCTCATCAGCGGCATCAACATCACGCCGCTGGTCGACATCGTGCTGGTCCTGCTCATCATCTTCATGGTGACCGCCACGTACATCGTGCGGGAGGCGATCGAGGTGGACCTGCCCCGGGCGGCGCACGGCGGCGAGGCGACCGGGACCACCCTGGCGGTGGTGCTGACGCGCGACGGCGCGATCTACCTCGACGGCGTCCGCCGGACCGAGGAGGAGCTGGCGGCGCGCAGCCGGGAGGCGGTGGCGAAGGACCAGGGCACCCGCGCCATCATCAGCGCCGACCGGGCCTCGCTGCACGGGGCGGTGGTGCGCGTCATCGACGTGGTGAAGGGCGCCGGGGTGTCGCGCTTCGCCATCAACATCGAGAAGGAACCGTGA
- a CDS encoding energy transducer TonB, which translates to MSSRPGGLRAPAFYGASLALHGLLFAALLAVRPPAARRATPVEVELVEAPKALPAPEPPRPEPAREAPRSPPRPPRVAKLPAPREAPPPRAPPAPPPPNAPPPPDASRAAPPRIGISMESTTTAGGVAAPVGNTLYGRPPERAEDPAAVKPYRAERYAAPSQVTTLPEPLGCEIPKAEYPEEARRLGVEGEVRLRLLVDEEGRVREARVVRDPGHGFGAVAARAARAYCRFRPARKDGAAVATEIPYTIRFEL; encoded by the coding sequence GTGAGCTCCCGCCCGGGCGGGCTGCGCGCGCCCGCCTTCTACGGCGCCTCGCTGGCGCTGCACGGGCTGCTCTTCGCGGCCCTGCTGGCGGTGCGCCCGCCGGCGGCGCGACGCGCGACGCCGGTCGAGGTGGAGCTGGTCGAGGCGCCGAAGGCGCTGCCGGCCCCCGAGCCTCCCCGGCCCGAGCCGGCCCGCGAGGCGCCGCGCTCGCCGCCGCGGCCCCCCCGGGTGGCGAAGCTCCCGGCCCCGCGCGAGGCTCCCCCGCCGCGCGCGCCTCCGGCGCCCCCGCCGCCCAACGCGCCCCCGCCGCCCGACGCCAGCCGCGCCGCGCCGCCGCGCATCGGGATCTCGATGGAGTCGACCACCACCGCCGGCGGGGTGGCCGCGCCGGTCGGGAACACGCTCTACGGCCGCCCGCCGGAGCGGGCGGAGGATCCCGCCGCGGTGAAGCCCTACCGCGCCGAGCGCTACGCCGCGCCGTCGCAGGTGACCACCCTCCCCGAGCCGCTCGGCTGCGAGATCCCGAAGGCCGAGTATCCGGAGGAGGCGCGCCGGCTCGGCGTCGAGGGCGAGGTCCGGCTGCGGCTGCTGGTGGACGAGGAGGGCCGGGTGCGCGAGGCGCGGGTGGTGCGCGATCCCGGCCACGGCTTCGGCGCGGTGGCGGCCCGCGCCGCCCGCGCCTACTGCCGCTTCCGCCCGGCGCGGAAGGACGGCGCGGCGGTGGCGACCGAGATCCCGTACACCATCCGGTTCGAGCTGTAA